A stretch of the Argentina anserina chromosome 6, drPotAnse1.1, whole genome shotgun sequence genome encodes the following:
- the LOC126798841 gene encoding NAC domain-containing protein 90-like, with the protein MEDLPPGYRFYPTEEELVSFYLPHKLDGRNMDMNRVINRIIPELDIYEHNPCDLPRYSGEVCHGDQEQWFFFVPIQESEARGGRPRRLTTTGYWKATGSPSWVFSSSSETNHGAIGIKRTMVFYTGRAPNGSKTEWKMNEYKVMEEDNQLHAPCSSSNAASAPTLRKEFSLCRVYKKSKCLRAFDRRPPGNGDIIPRPTVTVPLPAALQLGTDHREGSTNPTVIYHAQNSIAAVPNIYDVEVGRRNTLSSSGSSSSEASQSIQSTGSVSMVFDNGEPMWELDQFDWSFGQD; encoded by the exons ATGGAAGATCTTCCACCTGGGTATAGATTCTACCCTACAGAGGAAGAActagtttcattttatttgccCCACAAACTAGATGGAAGGAACATGGACATGAACCGGGTTATAAATCGGATCATACCTGAGCTTGACATATATGAGCATAATCCTTGTGATCTCCCAC GATATTCAGGAGAAGTCTGCCATGGAGATCAAGAGCAGTGGTTCTTCTTCGTCCCAATACAAGAGAGTGAAGCACGGGGAGGGAGACCTAGAAGACTTACTACTACTGGATATTGGAAGGCAACTGGTTCTCCAAGTTGGGTTTTCTCTTCCAGTTCCGAAACTAATCATGGTGCCATCGGCATCAAAAGAACCATGGTCTTCTACACTGGTAGAGCTCCCAATGGAAGCAAAACCGAGTGGAAGATGAATGAATACAAAGTCATGGAAGAAGACAATCAACTTCATGCGCCATGTTCATCATCAAACGCTGCTTCTGCTCCTACG tTAAGGAAAGAATTCAGTTTATGCCGAGTGTACAAGAAATCGAAATGCTTAAGGGCATTCGACAGACGACCTCCAGGGAACGGGGATATCATACCCAGACCTACAGTTACAGTCCCCTTACCAGCTGCGCTGCAGTTAGGTACAGATCATCGGGAGGGTTCTACTAATCCAACGGTGATATATCATGCTCAGAACAGCATCGCAGCTGTgccaaatatatatgatgtggAAGTGGGGAGACGAAATACTTTAAGCTCGTCTGGGAGTTCATCCTCAGAAGCCTCTCAATCAATACAAAGCACCGGAA
- the LOC126796885 gene encoding uncharacterized protein LOC126796885 yields the protein MGVSIRSMNAITIDGAIEKRLSSMENDIALIASAMKVNKKATVATFQVVCTICSAKNHLAEDCPKCRAVEKETQEEDVNFLYRQPNTYNGNRDHPFLSYRSNNVLNPPTTPPDSNKDNMYGICSNLAKDVCLNNNRLQDLPSNTLLNHKGHHEVNAMVLKSGKVVDAASVVKNPRRKWEEPVLEQIVPEEPSKVSLGTPTQSVDEFSQPVENAPGTNIESRPKPAMVCPLISPLIITNVSFPNRLQKQVMEERDKEILDVFKKVGVDIPLLDVNKQIPQYVKFFKDLCTSKRKFKGTKTIVLSERVSAVLQIKLPPKLGDPNVSLFHALCDHKFIGALLDLGASINLMAYAVYDRMNMGELLPTGITIKLADRSNCYPRGIIEDVLVQVGDLIFLADFFVLEMEGEQVPSEIPLILGRPLLRIARTKIDCYEGSLSMEVA from the exons ATGGGTGTCAGCATAAGATCCATGAATGCTATTACCATAGATGGAGCCATCGAGAAGAGATTGAGTTCTATGGAGAATGACATTGCCTTAATTGCTAGTGCTATGAAGGTGAATAAGAAAGCAACCGTTGCCACATTCCAAGTGGTGTGTACTATTTGTTCAGCTAAGAACCACCTCGCAGAAGATTGTCCTAAGTGCAGAGCAGTTgagaaagagactcaagagGAGGATGTGAATTTTCTTTATAGGCAACCTAACACATATAATGGAAATAGAGACCATCCCTTCCTTAGCTACCGAAGCAATAATGTGCTCAATCCTCCAACTACTCCACCTGATTCCAACAAAGACAACATGTATGGGATATGCAGCAATTTGGCCAAAGATGTGtgcctcaacaacaacaggcTCCAG GACCTTCCCAGCAACACTCTTCTTAATCATAAGGGTCATCATGAAGTTAATGCAATGGTTTTAAAAAGCGGGAAGGTGGTGGATGCAGCTTCAGTGGTTAAGAACCCAAGAAGAAAGTGGGAAGAACCTGTATTAGAGCAGATTGTGCCTGAGGAACCATCAAAAGTCAGTCTGGGCACCCCAACTCAATCTGTTGACGAATTCTCTCAACCTGTTGAGAATGCACCTGGAACAAACATTGAGTCAAGACCGAAACCAGCCATGGTATGTCCCTTAATCTCACCTTTGATTATCACTAATGTGTCTTTTCCTAACAGGTTACAGAAACAAGTGATGGAGGAAAGAGACAAGGAGATCCTAGACGTCTTCAAGAAGGTTGGGGTGGATATTCCATTGCTGGATGTGAACAAGCAAATTCCTCAGTATGTAAAATTCTTCAAGGACTTGTGtacttcaaaaagaaaattcaaaggaaCAAAAACAATTGTCTTGAGTGAGAGGGTGTCCGCTGTGCTACAAATAAAGTTACCACCAAAGTTAGGTGATCCGAACGTTTCACTATTCCATGCACTATGTGATCACAAGTTTATTGGTGCTCTTCTTGATTTAGGTGCTTCCATAAATTTAATGGCATATGCTGTGTATGATAGAATGAATATGGGAGAACTTTTGCCTACTGGGATAACCATTAAACTTGCGGATCGATCTAACTGTTACCCAAGAGGTATTATAGAAGATGTACTAGTGCAGGttggtgatttgatttttctaGCGGATTTCTTTGTATTAGAGATGGAAGGTGAACAAGTACCCTCTGAGATACCATTGATTCTTGGTAGACCATTATTGAGAATAGCTCGCACTAAAATTGATTGTTATGAAGGTTCACTTAGCATGGAAGTAGCTTGA